The sequence below is a genomic window from Candidatus Poribacteria bacterium.
CTTTGGCGCGTTCTCATATTCTCACTCACAGTTAGATACTGTCGTCCGTTATATTAAAAACCAGGAGGCACATCATTCACGTCAGACGTTTAGAGAGGAATATCTCGCGTTTCTGAAACGGTTTGATGTCCCCTATAATCCGAAATACGTTTTTGATACGGATGAGACCTCTGACGCATGATACACCTTTCGCCCCGCTGGGGCTTAGATCCGTCTGCGTGTCGCGATGCTATACACCTTTCGCCCCGCTGGGGCTTTGGTAGACAGGCATCATCAGTAACCCTAACGGTTGATTTGCGGAGCCCGGCGATCTCGTTGCGGTGATTGAGCGGATTGTTTATATGAGCGTGGAGTCTGCGCAAACACAAGCACCTCTTTCAGTCTTCCTATTTTTCCACCCTCACTCAATTTCTACGATCTGAATATTGTTTCCGCAAGTATCATTGAAAATAGCAAAAATTGTTATTCCTATATCAGTAGGTTCCACACTGAATTCGACACCAAGGTTGATTAATCGCTCATATTCTTCTTGAACGTTTTCCACACTGAATTGGGTATAGGGAAGTCCTGCATCAAATAAAGCTTTTTGATACGTTTTGGCGGGTCCAAAATGATTACCAGATAATGGTTCCAACAAAAGTTCAGTCCCGTCTTGTTCTTCTTTTGATACGACTGTAAGCCATCTGTCACCATTTTCTAAGGGAATGTCCCTTTTCTTAACAAATCCCAATTTTTCAGTATAAAATTTTAACGCACTTTCCGGATCTTGAACAAAAATGCTGGTTACCCTAATTTTGATACTCCCACGTCTAAAGTCGTGGGATTCTTGCTTCGTCATTTCGTGACTCCCGCAAGTGGAGGACTTACAGAAACTCCACAAGCGTTTTATGTCTCGGTGTATCCCACCGCGACGTGTTTTAGATTTATTGCTGCGTTGACATCTCTATCTATGGACGTTCCGCAATGGCTACACTGATATTCTCTGTCCGAAAGCGTTAAGTCATCTTTCTTATGCCCGCAGTGACTGCACGTCTTGGAACTTGCGAAAAACCTATCCGCTTGGACAATCGGAATGCTAAGACTTTCGGCTTTGGTTTTTAGTTTCTCAAGGAAACCGCCAAGTGCAGCGTCTGATAAGGCTTTGGCAAGTTTCCGGTTCTTGAGTAAATTGGTAACCTGCAGCGTTTCTATACTGATACGACTGGCACGCTTAACAATCTCTGTCGTTGCCTTGTGGTGTGCGTCCTTGCGGATACAAGCGATACGATAATGGATACGCTCCACAATCCGTTTCTGCTTATACCAGTTTTCAGACAAAAACACCTTTCGGCTTAACTTGCGTTGCTCTCTTTTGAGTTTTCGCTCGTAACGTTTGAGTGCTTTCGGGTTCTGGTATTTCGTGCCATCATCAAGGGTTGCCAATGTGTTGATACCTACGTCTATTCCGATTGTTGGGTGGGTTGACATATCAACCTTTAAAGGTGTTCCAACTTCTACAGATACAGAGGCAAACCAACGGTGTGCTGTTCTTGATATAGTGACAGATACGATCTGGTTTCCGACAAAGCGCAACTGCTCAAAAGTGCGGATCCAACCGATTTTCGGCAACTTGATACGCTTCCCTTCCATGCGGACGGCTTGCTCATCTGTTGTGTAGGAATGCTTGCACCCTCGCTTTTTGAACTTGGGAAACTTCGCACGCTTTGCCTTCCAATTCTCTATTGCACGACCGAGGTTGTGAACGGCGTACATCGCAGCACGCTGATCTTGTGCCTTCGTCCAGTCAAACGCTTTCTTTTTCTCATTAAAACGTTTATTTAGGTCATACATAGACAACTTGGTATCAACCTTAAAATCAGATAATGCAGAATTGTAGGCAAACTTCGCATAACCGCATTGCTGGTAAAACCACGCAATCTGATCGCTGTTCGGGCGTAAGGCTATTTTATGGGTCTTTATCATTGGCTTACCAGCTACCAGCCATTAACCCCTTTCCAGTGGGTAGGCAGGCACGTTGCCTTGCGACAACGCTGGAAATGTCTGCCAACTGGTAATACTCATCATACCACAAAATACACCTTTTTGTCAAATGTTTTTTGTTACCAACGCACGAGACACGGGGGTTGGACCCCGGGGAATGCCATAAGGCATTCATACCGTTGATTCGCTAAAGCATTGGGATTGTTAAGTGTTATCATTCAAGTTTCACTGTTGGTAAGGTTCTAAAATTTTAGAACGGACTTGGCGGTAAATGGTATTGATCCAAATAAGGTAGTGGAATCATCAATAAAACTCAGGTAAGTAAGTCCACTCCTAAACATACAAGTTACAGAAGGTCCCATAATCCCGCAAATCTATCAATCCCATAAATCCCAGTTCAGACAATAAACACCGTAGATGTCAACACTGCGTCTTCCGCGTCCTCTGTGTCATCCGCGATTCAGACAGCCAACGACTTATAACCTATAACTACTAAACTTTAAACAAGATCGCCCAGCAAACCCAATTTTTCCTTCTTCACTTGTAGAGAAATTTAACGCAAAAATCAACTTGCAATTTAGCGTCCTATGTGATAGACTATTCTAACCAGTTGTGGGTGGCATTGCTACGAACAGCATACGCTGTTTCTGCCACCCTCCCACCGTAGCAGGGGGATAAAACAAACTGGCACTGGAGCACCTCATGAAAACCATACTCACCCTCTCGATACTCTTTTCTACTATTGCTTGGTTTCCCGCTCTTGGTGAATTGACTGACGCGGACCTCAATCAGATACGTTTGATTATCCGCGAAGAAGTCAAGACAGAGATAAAAGCAGAAATCACAGCATCCGAAGCCCGCATGAAAGAATACATTGACTTGAAAATCGCTAATGTGGAAAGTCAAATCAAGGCAAACACTCGCGAAATCGGTGCGGTTCGGAGCCAAATTAACGTCTTTATAGGCATCCCTTTACTCATCATAACGCTACTTTTCGCGTGGCGCGCTTTGAGGGACCGGGCAAATGACAAACAAATACAGGCACTCATTGCTGAAAATAAGGACTTAAAACGCCAGCAGACCCTAACCTCATGAAAGGAGCCTCCGAAACGCCCGCTCACCAACCGCATC
It includes:
- a CDS encoding VOC family protein, whose product is MKIRVTSIFVQDPESALKFYTEKLGFVKKRDIPLENGDRWLTVVSKEEQDGTELLLEPLSGNHFGPAKTYQKALFDAGLPYTQFSVENVQEEYERLINLGVEFSVEPTDIGITIFAIFNDTCGNNIQIVEIE
- a CDS encoding RNA-guided endonuclease TnpB family protein; this encodes MIKTHKIALRPNSDQIAWFYQQCGYAKFAYNSALSDFKVDTKLSMYDLNKRFNEKKKAFDWTKAQDQRAAMYAVHNLGRAIENWKAKRAKFPKFKKRGCKHSYTTDEQAVRMEGKRIKLPKIGWIRTFEQLRFVGNQIVSVTISRTAHRWFASVSVEVGTPLKVDMSTHPTIGIDVGINTLATLDDGTKYQNPKALKRYERKLKREQRKLSRKVFLSENWYKQKRIVERIHYRIACIRKDAHHKATTEIVKRASRISIETLQVTNLLKNRKLAKALSDAALGGFLEKLKTKAESLSIPIVQADRFFASSKTCSHCGHKKDDLTLSDREYQCSHCGTSIDRDVNAAINLKHVAVGYTET